In Acidimicrobiales bacterium, the DNA window GCTGCAGCGCTGAGCACCGTGGCCGGCCCGGCGGTGGAGACGGGGGAGGGCGACCGTAGCGGGAGTCGTGCGTCCGCCCCTGTGCCGGATCGCCACCGGTCGGGGCGGGGGCGGGGCCGATGGCGGTGGCGCTGGCGGCGCTGGCTTGGCGTCCTCGCCACCGGAGCCGTCTACGTCATCAGCTGGCGGCTCACCGACATCGACCTCGGCCGGCTGGTCCACGGGCTTTCCACCATGTGGGGGTGGGCGGCGCGGTCGTGGCCACCCACCACCCGCGAGCTCGACCTCATCCTCGAGCGGGCGGGCGAGACGGTGGCCATCGCCCTCATCGGCACCACCCTCGCCTCGGTCATCGCCCTGGTCGTGTGCGTGCCGGCGGCGCGCAACCTGACGCCCAACAAGTTCGTGCGCATCCCCGCCCGGCTGCTGCTGAACACCCTGCGAGGCGTCGACTCGTTCGTGTTCGCCCTGCTGTTCGTGGCCGCCGTCGGCCTCGGGCCGTTCGCCGGCATGCTCGGCATCGCCTTCCACGCCAGCGGGAGCATCGGGAAGCTCTTCGCCGAGGCCATCGAAGACCTCCCATCGGGCCCCATCGAAGCGGCTGAGCTCACCGGCGCCAGCCGTCTGGAGACCGTGTCGTACGCGATCGTGCCCGACGCCCTTCCGGCCCTGGCCTCGGTGGCGCTGTACATGTTCGAGTTCAACATCCGCAGCTCGGTCGTCCTCGGCGTCGTGGGCGCCGGTGGCATCGGTCAGCAGCTGCGCAACAGCATCGAGCTGCTCGACTTCCCGCGCCTGCTCACCATCGTCCTGGTGATCCTGGTGATCGTCACGGTGATCGACCAGCTCTCGAGCCGGCTCCGTAGGGCCCTGGCATGACCGGGACAGGAGACCGGTCCATGAGCAACCTCGCTGGTGCGACAGCACGCAGTGATGGTCGACCAGTGACCAGGGGCGACCCGGCGCTGCGCGTGGAGAATCTTCTCCACAGCTACGGAGCCCGGGCCGTCCTGGAAGGCGTGTCGTTCGACGTGGCGCCTGGCGAGGTCGTGGCGGTCGTAGGTCCGAGCGGGGCGGGGAAGACGACGCTGTTCCGCTGCGTCACCCGGCTCCTGCGGCCGTCCGCCGGCCGGGTGTCGGTCACCGGCCACGACCTCTCGTCCCTGGATGGCGCCGAGCTGCGGCGGGCCCGCCGGGACATCGCACTCATCTTCCAGCAGTTCAACCTCGTTCGGCGCATGTCCGCACTGGAGAACGTGGTGGCCGGCCGCCTGTCCGAGCTGCCGACCTGGCGGGTGCTGCTGCGCCGGCCCGGTGCGGCGACGACAGCCGACGCGCTGGCCCGTCTCGATCAGGTGGGACTGGCCGAATACGCAGGTGCACGCGCCGATCGGCTCTCGGGCGGGCAGCAGCAGCGGGTGGCCATTGCCCGCGCCCTGGTCCAACGCAGCCGGGTCATCCTTGCCGACGAGCCCGTGTCGAACCTCGACCCAGCCTCCTCCGCGGCCGTGCTCGGTGCGCTCCGCTCGGTGGCTCGCACCGAAGGGATCGCTGTCGTCTGCAATCTCCACCAGGTCGAGATGATCGACGGCTTCGCCGACCGGGTCCTCGGCCTGCGGGCCGGGAAGGTCGTGGTCGACGTGGATGCGCCGGTCTTCACCGACCGCCACCGGGAGCTCGTCTACGGCACTACGGGAGGAGCTGGCCCTCCTTGACGCCGCGGGGGCCGTCTGCAAGGCTCGCCCGCCATCAAGCGCCGTTGATGCCGAGCGCCTCGGCGATGGCTCAGCGCCCGTCGACCGAGAGGTGGCCCGTGAGCCTGCAAGAGGACGTCGCCCGAATCGAGCCCGCCGCCGTCAACGCCACGTTGCGCTTCTTCGCCCGCCTCGGCCTCCTCACCGGGGCGGAGATCGACGAGGTGCAGGCCATGCTGGCAGCGGACTTCCCCTTTGCCGATGCCATACGGTCGGCCGAGTCGGTGCACGTCCACGTGAAGGTGCACGACACGGCGGCGCTTCCCCACGCCGAGATACAGGCGGCCGGCACGCATCCGCAGAGCACCACCGAAGGTTTCGTGAAGTACCCCTTCGACACCGGCGTCAACCTGATCTTCTCGTCCATCCCGATCTCGGAGGACGACATGCTGACCGGTGAGCCCGAGCTGCCGCCCGCCGTCATGGACCACAAGGGCGTCGACCTGCGCCAGGAGACTCCCGAGGTGCGGGCCGTGTTCGACGGTGTACCCGGCCTGGCCGCCGAGCGGGGCTGGCGACACAAGGGCCAGGGCGGAGGGGGCACGCCCGTGTACTGCTGCCACACCGAGGTCGACGAGAAGCACTGGGTCTACCCCAACGAGGGCGACGCCGGCCAGCGCCGGCCGATCGAGTTCGCCTTCGGAGAGCTGAAGATCCACGACTCGAAGATGGGTTGCGACCTGCGCCCCATCGACCCGGCCCACCCCCGCGCCGCAGAGGCGTCGGCCGCCCTGTCCGCCTGCGCAGCCGGCCACCAAGTCGACGACGACGGCGCCGTGAGCCCGAGCTACTACGAGCGCAAGGACCTCGGCCACTTCGCCGACGTGGGTCAGTTCGCCGAGCCGATGATGAAGAAGTTCTGGGACTACTACCTCGGCGTGTTCGGCGGCGACAGCGCTCTCACCAAGCGGGAGAAGGCTCTCATCGGCCTCGCCGTGGCTCACTCCAAGCAGTGCCCGTACTGCATCGACTCGTTCACCGGCACGTGCGTCGACCTTGGTGTGAGTGCCGACCAGATGCACGAGGCCGTGCACTGTGCCGCCGCCCTGGCTGCGGGGATCGACCTGGTCCACGGCGTCCAGATGCAGAACGTCCTGAAGCTCAAGGGCGCCATCTGAGGATTGGTTCCGGGACTCGCGTCCGGGATTGCACCACGCCGGCACCCGCACAGTGCGCCTGGCTGCGCGATGACCCGAAGGTGATCGCCAGGGAAGGGAGGGCGAACACCGACATGCGTCGACGACCCGGCGCTTCGGCGGGACCGGGCTCGGTCTCAGTATCTCCAAACAGCTCGTGGAGCTCATAGGCGGCGAGATCGGGGTGACGAGTGAGCCACGTCGCGGCAGTACCTTCTGGTTCACCGTCGCCTTCAGGTCCCGTCGAGCCGCCCGCCGCAGCGAACGTCCCCCCGTCCCTGCCGGCTCCGACGCCGACACCTACGCCGACACGAGCCACGATTCTCCGATCGCCGCAACGACAGAGCCTGGCGCCGAACCGCTGGACGAAGCGATGGTGGACGAGCTGCGCCAACTCGAGGCCCAGGGCAGCGAGGCCCTCGTGGCCACGCTCATGGGTAGCTACCTGGTGTCTGCGGACAGCGCCATGAGCGAGCTGGCGAGCGCAGTGACGGCGCCGGACTTCGAAGCGGTCGTGGCCATCGCGCACCGACTCGCCGGTAGCAGTGGGACCGTCGGCGCCGCCGTCGCAGCGAAGGCGTTCTCCGACCTGGAGCGAGCCGGTGCTCTTCGCGACATCGAGGCGAGCCAACATGCCATGGTGCAGGTCGAGGCGGCGTTGGTTGTGACGAGGCCTGCGCTTGAGGCAGAGCGGATGCGGAGCCTCAACGCCGGGACCAAGACGGCGCCCTGACCTGACGCAAGACGCAGGGTCGCCACTGCCGGGCCGGCAGTCGCTCGAGGAGCCCGGGTGGGAACGAGGCCGGTCGACGACGGCTGTTCCTCCGGCTCCTCGTACCGGGTTCGAGTCCTCCTCGGCCCGGGCCGGTAGGTCTGAACCGGGCGGTCAGAAGTGCGCCTGTCGGCCGCCCCAGGTGAGGGCGGAATCGGCATATCCGGTCCTTTGGGTTGACCACGCCTAGTAGCAGGAGTATTCTTACGGACGAGGTACGAAGGGGCTGCCACGGGGCACGACGGGCGGGACGGCCCGTCGTACAAGCCGGACACGTGGTTGGGACGGTCAGTTCAGGCGCGCTCTGGCGCTGGATGGTCCCCGGTGGCGGCTCCCTGCACCGAGCACCTTTTCGAGGGGAGCCCAGCAATCATGACGGTTTCGTGCGCCCGGACGCCCCGGCGACAGCCTGCGGTCGAACGGTCCTGCCGGTGGCGGAG includes these proteins:
- the phnE gene encoding phosphonate ABC transporter, permease protein PhnE; amino-acid sequence: MPDRHRSGRGRGRWRWRWRRWLGVLATGAVYVISWRLTDIDLGRLVHGLSTMWGWAARSWPPTTRELDLILERAGETVAIALIGTTLASVIALVVCVPAARNLTPNKFVRIPARLLLNTLRGVDSFVFALLFVAAVGLGPFAGMLGIAFHASGSIGKLFAEAIEDLPSGPIEAAELTGASRLETVSYAIVPDALPALASVALYMFEFNIRSSVVLGVVGAGGIGQQLRNSIELLDFPRLLTIVLVILVIVTVIDQLSSRLRRALA
- the phnC gene encoding phosphonate ABC transporter ATP-binding protein, coding for MTRGDPALRVENLLHSYGARAVLEGVSFDVAPGEVVAVVGPSGAGKTTLFRCVTRLLRPSAGRVSVTGHDLSSLDGAELRRARRDIALIFQQFNLVRRMSALENVVAGRLSELPTWRVLLRRPGAATTADALARLDQVGLAEYAGARADRLSGGQQQRVAIARALVQRSRVILADEPVSNLDPASSAAVLGALRSVARTEGIAVVCNLHQVEMIDGFADRVLGLRAGKVVVDVDAPVFTDRHRELVYGTTGGAGPP
- a CDS encoding arsenosugar biosynthesis-associated peroxidase-like protein, with translation MSLQEDVARIEPAAVNATLRFFARLGLLTGAEIDEVQAMLAADFPFADAIRSAESVHVHVKVHDTAALPHAEIQAAGTHPQSTTEGFVKYPFDTGVNLIFSSIPISEDDMLTGEPELPPAVMDHKGVDLRQETPEVRAVFDGVPGLAAERGWRHKGQGGGGTPVYCCHTEVDEKHWVYPNEGDAGQRRPIEFAFGELKIHDSKMGCDLRPIDPAHPRAAEASAALSACAAGHQVDDDGAVSPSYYERKDLGHFADVGQFAEPMMKKFWDYYLGVFGGDSALTKREKALIGLAVAHSKQCPYCIDSFTGTCVDLGVSADQMHEAVHCAAALAAGIDLVHGVQMQNVLKLKGAI
- a CDS encoding Hpt domain-containing protein, translated to MDELRQLEAQGSEALVATLMGSYLVSADSAMSELASAVTAPDFEAVVAIAHRLAGSSGTVGAAVAAKAFSDLERAGALRDIEASQHAMVQVEAALVVTRPALEAERMRSLNAGTKTAP